A genomic region of Elephas maximus indicus isolate mEleMax1 chromosome 10, mEleMax1 primary haplotype, whole genome shotgun sequence contains the following coding sequences:
- the GSTZ1 gene encoding maleylacetoacetate isomerase isoform X3 — protein MQAGKPILYSYFQSSCSWRVRTALALKGIDYETVPVNLVKDGGQQFSEEFQALNPMKQVPALKIDGLTISQSLAIIEYLEETRPTPRLLPQNPKQRATVRMISDLIASGIQPLQNLSVLKQVGQESGLAWAQKVINTGFNALEKILQSTAGKYCVGDEVSMADLCLVPQVANAERYKVEVTLYPTISRINKTLLALEAFQVTHPCRQPDTPPEMRA, from the exons CTCtagccttgaaaggcattgactATGAGACGGTGCCTGTCAATCTTGTGAAGGATGGGGGGCAGCAG TTCTCTGAAGAATTCCAGGCACTGAATCCCATGAAGCAAGTGCCAGCCCTGAAGATTGATGGACTCACCATTAGCCAGTCA CTGGCCATCATTGAGTACCTGGAGGAGACTCGGCCCACTCCGCGACTCCTGCCTCAGAACCCAAAGCAGAGGGCCACCGTGCGCATGATTTCGGACCTCATTGCTAGCGGCATCCAGCCCCTGCAG AATCTGTCTGTCCTGAAGCAAGTGGGTCAGGAGAGCGGGCTGGCCTGGGCCCAGAAGGTCATCAATACTGGCTTTAATG CTCTGGAGAAGATCCTGCAGAGCACAGCGGGGAAGTACTGTGTGGGAGATGAG GTTTCCATGGCTGATCTGTGTCTGGTGCCTCAGGTGGCAAATGCTGAAAG GTACAAGGTGGAGGTCACTCTTTACCCTACCATCAGCCGCATCAACAAGACTCTGCTGGCCTTGGAGGCCTTCCAAGTGACTCATCCCTGCCGGCAGCCAGATACGCCCCCTGAGATGAGGGCCTAG